The genome window AGGGCGTTGGTGAACTCACGCCCCGGCGTGAACCCGATGCGCAGCCCCCAGGGCCAGCTCGGGTTCGTCTCGTCGTCGATGAACGTACCCGCAGTGGCTGTGGGGAAGTCCCAGTTGACGCCAAAGTCGAGCAGATCCCCGCGCTCGAGCACTACGACCCGCGCGTCGAGCATCACATGGTGGCGCGGTACGTCGATCGCGGCGAGATCTGCCAGGATCCCGGCGCGTATCTGCGCCGGCGCGGAGACCGCCAGGGTGTTGGACTCCGCGTTCGGGCGCACATAGGCGTGCAGCGCCTCCGGCAATAGGTCCATCGCCGTCCCTGCAGAAACGTGCCCTAGCTTGACCAGCTCCGTACCCCCCGATGCAGGAAGGTCAAGGTCCACGGTGAGCCCGGGCGTATCGAGCTCGTCCAGCTGCCCAAGGATCCGCTCAAGCGGTCCCGCCGGGGCCGTTACCGCGACTGTGTTCCGCTCGTCGTCCACCCGCACGTATCGCTGCAGCCGCGGCGGCAGCAAGTCGCGAGCCGACCCCGCCCTGATGTGCTCCAGCCCCACAAAGCGGGTCTGCTCACCCCCCGGGGTATCAATGACCCCGAGCTCCGCCACGATCTGCTCCAGGAGCGAGACCGGCGCCGTGATCGCCAGCATGTTGGACTCGCGACCCACCCGCGCGTAGCGCTGAAGCGCGTTGGGCAACATCGCCCGCGCCTCCTCGGCTCTTTTATGATCAAGCCGGATGAGCCGCGTCTCGGAGACCGAGGGGAAGATCGCCGACGACTCATCGGGGCTGAAAACCAGGTAATAGTCGGGATGCCGATAGACCTGGTAATCCGACCCTGCGAGCAAGAGCTCCAGGGCCTTGTCGACGCTGACCTCGTCGAGCTCAACCGTGACCAGCCCGCTGACGGTGGGATCGGCGATGATGTTCACGCCCGCCTGGGCGCTGACATCCTCCAGGGCCATGCGCAGGCGGGCATCCACGAAAACATTGCTGATCAGGATCTCGTCCTGCTCCGCCATGGCGAACGGCAGGCTGATCCACACGGCAGTGCCGAGCACAACGTGACGAAGAAACCCCTTGATCATCCGCCCCCCCAAGCGTGCGCGCAAACCGCGCTCGCTGCTCCGCCGCCTGCGGAGCAAACCGCGTCGGCACCCCCGTCTTCACTCCGCCCGCGCTGCTGCGCCCGATCCGCCCGTGACCATCAGCTCCCGCTCGCCGCCATCGGCGACGTCGCCGATGTGGACGGCGACCGACTCCTGTGCGATCCGTGTCCCACCCTGGTAGGAGGTGAGGCGCAGGGTGTACTCGCCCGGCTCCACCGCGGACAGGTCCAGCGTACCGCCGAGATCGCGCACCCCCAGCGGGAGCAGGACCCCCGCCTCACCGGCAAGGTCCGAGCGAACGACAATCCGGCCGGTCCCGCTGATCAGCTCGACACCGGCAGCCGGGTCTAGATGGACACTGCCCGTATTCGTGAGCCTCGACTGCACGACCGCGCTCGACGGCTCATCGCCGAGAGCGACACCGATACGGCCGATCGAGGCCTCCACCACCGGCTCCACCGCCTCGTGTTGCAGGCGAAGCATCGAGCGGGTCTGCCCGGCGCTCTGCCCATCCGCGTACCGGCCCTCGAGGACGATATCCGCATAGTAGTTCGCCTGCTCCACGCCCTCCCTCGGGACCCGGCTCATGACTCGGATGGTGCGCTGGCCGTCCGGGCGGATCGTGAAGCGTTCCGGGCGCATCTGCACCCAAGGCGCAGCGGAGAGCTGATCCCCCATCAGGTCGCCCATCGCTACACCCCGCAGCGCCTCCGGCGTGCGCACTGCAGCCTCCACGGTCACCGGCCTGTCGGCCGGGTTCGTCACCGCCACCGTCTCGGCTCGCGTGGCACCGGGGACCACGCCCAGGTCGATGGAGGCGGGCTCCAGACGGAGCGCCGTGTCATACGCCACCGAGTCCGTGTCCGGGTCTCCCTCGAAGTCGATCTCCTTGACGAGGCGTGGCTCGCGCCGCCCGTCCACCGCGATCTCGCCGACCAGACGGTACTCGCCCGAGGGCAGGCGCCGCTCCAGGTCCCGGGCGAGCTCCAGACTCGCACCGGGCAGGACGTTCCTCCGAGCGAGCTCCGTGCGCGTAACCAGGCGCCAGCTATCCCCGACGCGCCTCTCCACCCGCAGGTCGCCTTGCACGCTGGAGTGGGTACGCCCCCGGTTGTCGATGGCGAAGGCCACGCGGGTGGTCGGCTCGCCGATCTCGTTGCCGTCCGCATCGCGGCCGTCGTCGAAGCGCATGGACACGTCGCTGAGCCCGACATCCTGGCGCACGGGGCGGCCCTCGATCTCGGTGAGCAAGGGAATCAGGAAGCCGAAGCTCAACGCAAAAAAACCCTGCTGGTCCTGCTGCTCGCCGCGCTCAGGCGTCGGCGGCGCCTCGGTCAGCACCCGGATGGCCGAGACATAGGCGCCGCGCGCATCGGGCGGGACCCGGAGCAGGACAGGGATCTCCGCCACCGTCTCGGGCTCGACGACCACCGTATCGGACGGCAGCTCGATCCAGTCCCGGCTGGAGGCCTGGCGCGCCAGCTCGCCGAGCGTCTCGCGCCGTGTCCCGTCAACAATGCTCAACCGGCCATCCTTTCTCTGGGCCAGGTCCACCACCTCGAGGCGCAGCGTCTCCGCCTGGCTCGCGTGGTGGTTCTGAACCCGTAGCGTCACCCGGGAGGTCCGGTTCGCCGGGATGTCGGCCTCCACCTTCATCGGCCGCACCGTGAGATTTTGCTGGGCCGAGGCCGGGTCAATGCCGGGACCGATCAGGGCGGCCGCCAGGGCTGCCGCAGCCAGCATGCGGGGCATCCGGAACACGTTGGTAATCTCCTCACGTCTAGCGAGCGGCGAGCGGTGTCGCCATCAGGGCAGGATCGTCGCGGTCAGCTCGATCCTGTAGGTATCGGGGTCAGCGAACGTCGGCTCATCCGGCAGGGTTACGTCCCACTTGCCGACCACGCTGAGATAGACATCGTGGATGCCGGCGCAGAAGTCGCCGCCCGTAGCGGCGTGACCGTTCACCTCGAACGGGGTGTCGGCCCCACCCCGCAGCGGTGCTTCAGGCGGCACGCCAAAAAGCTGGCTTGTTCCCCCGAAGGCCTGGAAATTGACGCCGCCCCCGGCAGGGTCCGGGACAGCGGCAACCGGCACCACGCCCAGGGTATGGCCCGTACTGATGCCAAGGGCCTCGCCGAAGAAATCACCGCCGGCATCGCGGAACGCGTCGCTGCGCGGGAAGTCAATCCGGATCGCATCCACGCAGAAGTTTGTCGCAAGGCGAATCTGCCCCGGCTCGTCCGCGTCGGGGTCCGGTAGCCAGCCCGTTCGCAGGTTATCGGATATCAGGATCGAGCCGCTCGCCTCGCCGACCTCCAGCACCGCAACGTCCTCGACCGTCACCGCCACCTCCACGATCTGGGCGCTCTCCGAGTGCTGCGCCTGCGCGCAGGGCGACAGCCCTATCGCCAGGAGCAGTCCGGCCCCCATTCTTGCTCGAGAATCCATGGCGCCGCCCTCCGCCTCCCCTCATCCTGCGAGCGGCGGCCCTGTAGGGCCGCCGCTCCGTTACCGCAATGGTGCGACATCCATCGCGGACACCCGCAACGGCATCAATCCGGGATCACGGTCGCCGTGAGCTCGATATTGTAAGTATCCGGCGCAGCAAACTCGGGCTCCTCCGGAAGCGTCCGGTCCCAATTGGTCGAGACACCGAGGGCGAAGTAGTGCTGGCCGTTCCCGAAAGGTGCATCCCTATCATGGTTGAGGGGCACGTCAGATCCACTGTGCGAGGTCATGGAACCCCCACCGCTAGGAATGTTTTGGCTCTCGTCATCCCAGTTCGCGATCTGGGGCCAGACCCCGAGCGTATTATCAGTGTTATTGCCCTTAGCTACACCGAAATAGGTAGAGGGATCCGGCTGCCGAAACCCACTCTGACGTTCGAAATCGACCTGAATCGCGCCCACATCGTAGTTGGTCGAAAGACGAATGACAGCGAGGTCGCCGCCACTGAACACGCTACCGTCCGACGAGGGGGTGCCCATGAACGTATCCGAGTCATCGTCGATGACCATCGAGCCTTGTGACCTAATGACGTCGAGGACCGCGATCTCCTCGACTGTCACATCGATTTCGACCACCGCGTCCTCCGCCGCAGCCGGAAGGGCCATCCCGAGAGCCACGAGCGTGGTTGCGCCCGCTGCAATTTTCTTCATGACTTGATCCCCTTTTACATCAACACGAATGTTGAGTTGCCTGATGGACCGCTCAGGGACCCGTTGCCGGGATCCCGCCGCGGTACGCTCCTGCGCCGCGCGCGCCGCCGAACCGGCTTGCTGGCGTCCGAGTCAGGCTAGCCTCGGGGCAGCCCTACGCGAATCGGCCATAGCTCCATGATGTATCCCCCACCTCGATAGCCATTGGTAGGAGTCCGCTCCATCCCGCGCGGAAGGCGGCTTCCGGACACTATCCCGCCCCCTGCCCGGACCGCGCCCCACTCAGGTACCGCCACCCGATCAGGGCCGCGGCCGTCCGGTTGGCGACACCGAGCTTGCGGTAGATGCTGTAGAGGTGCGTCTTGACCGTGCACACGCTCATGCCCAGCTCCCGCCCGATGGCCTCGTTGGTCGCGCCCTCGCCCAGCGCACCCAGGACCTCTCGCTCTTTGGCGGTGAGCCCATCCAGCCGCTCGCGCTCCGCGGCGTCACCCGCCTCGGGCATCGCAGCGGTTGCCGCGGCCGGAGTGGTGCCCTCCCTGCGCAGCTGCAGCAGATACTCGTTCAAGGCCTCCCGCGGGAACCACAGCTCGCCGTGGAGCATGGCCTGCACCCCGCGGACCAGCTGATCCGGCCCCGTACCCTCCGGGAAGACGCCCAGGATCCGGCTATGCGCTAGGTAGCGTCCGAGCTCGACGCCAGGAGGCACATTCAGCAGCGCCACACCGGGCCCCGCCCCCGGGGCACCGGCCTCTTCCATCCCGGATGCCCGGTCCAGGGCGTGAGCACTCGAGGCCACGTCCAGCAACAGGAGCCGGGCGGCCCCATCATCGAGGAGATGCTCCAGGTGAGCGTCATCCGCCATCCGGCACTCAGGGGGCAACTGTTGGTCGAGATGCTCCGCCAGCAGCCGGTTCTGCAGCCACGGCTTACAGAGCAGGCAGACCTCCGCGACGGTCACCTCATACACCATATCGTTGCCGGACGCGGGCATAGGGCATCCTTCCTCGGCGATGGCCTCTTCGGGTGCACTACCTGGCTAGCAGGCGTTCTTGCGGGTTACCCGTCGGAACCCGGATACCAGGTAAGGTAGCGCGCGGGGCTGCGCCGGAGTACCGACCAAGGGTCTAGATCACGGACGGCTCCGGCCAGGCGCGCGCTAGTAGAAAGGTGGGAGATCCGACTCTAGTCTACGACTTTCGGGTAGGGCGTCCAGCCAGCGGCACGCCCAGATGGCCGCCTCGACCCGGTTGGCGACCCGCAGCTTGCGGTAGAGCGCGTTCAGCTGGGCCTTGACGGTATGGACACTGACGCAGAGCCGGTGGGCGATGGTCTTGTTCGGCGCCCCTTCCGCGAGGGCATGGAGCACCGCACGCTCGCGGGCCGTAAGCGCATCGAGCACCCCGCCCGATGCCACCCCCGCTGTGGCGGGTCGGCACCGCTCCGCCGCGATCCAGGCGCTGAGCGCGCGGCGCGGCAGCCAGATCTCGCCATCGAGCATGGCATCGACCCCTCGGAGGAGGATCTCCGGCGACGTGTCCGCGGTGAACACGCCCACGAGGCCGGGGCACCCGAGCAGCGGCGCTACGTCCTCCGGACCCGGGACATCGAGCAGGGCCACCCGGCTGCAGGCCGCGAGCCCCGCCGCCTCCCAAGTAGACGTCGAAGGCTGCTCTTCTCCAAGGCAGCGCCACGGAACCAGGAACAGATCCCGATCACCGCCGGCTATGGCCGCGTCCAGCGAGGCCGGCTCGATCAACTCGGCCCGGCAGACACCACTGTGCTCGATCAACTCGCGCAGCAGGCGCGACTGGATATCGGCGCGGCCCACGAGTGCTACCCGCTTCGACGGCAGTTGCGCGCTGCCGGCAGAGCGCCCCGGCGCCGGGCGTGCGGGGTGCGTCGGTGCATCTCCACCAAGCGCAGCCCCGGAGGCAGCGGCGTAGCACGCCGAGCTTGCCGCGAGCGGGCCCAGCTGGTTCTCTCCGCAGCCAGCCTGTCCACTGGCCTGTTCGTCGGTCATGCCTCGCCTCCGATACCGGACATCCGGCGCCTCATCCTTGACATTCGTTAGCTCCCTGGTGACCGAGTAGAGCGAGACATTAACAGAACACAAACACCACACGGAGTGTAGCAGTAGCCTCAGATCCCTGCCCCGCCGGAAACGCAGCGACGAAACCAGCTAAAAACCGTCCTCGGTAGCGAGGTAACGCCAGAAAGCCGAAAACCGTCCACGGCAGCGGGGTAACTCCAGACCCTCACCGATGACAGCGGCTGGTGCCCCGTCAACCAGAAGACCTTCGCGGTGTTGACTGCCCCCTAGGCTGCGAACTCGATCAGCAGGTCCTTGGCCTCGATCTGGCTGCCGGGCTGAACGTGTACGGCTTTGATCTCGCCATCGCGCTCGGCTTGCAGCGCCATCTCCATCTTCATCGCCTCAATGGTCAGCAGCAGATCACCGGCCTGGACATGCTGCCCCGGTGTTGCGGCCACCGAGACCACCACACCGGGCGTGGGAGCGCCCACATGGGCGGGATTGCCCGACTCGGCCTTGGGGGCCTGCACCACGTTCGCCTTGGCCTTGCTGTCCGCCACTCGAACGGTCCGGGGCTGGCCGTTGAGCTCGAAGAAAACGCGGCGCTCCCCGTCGTCACCCGGCTCGCTGACGGTCATCAGCCGGATCTCCAGGGTCTTGCCGTGGTCGATGTCAACGCTGATCTCCTCCTCCGGCTCCATGCCGTAGAAGAAGTTGCGCGTTGGCAGAGCGCTCACGGGACCAAAGCGTTCGCGACGCCGAATGTACTCGGTGAAGACCTTCGGGTACATCAAGTAGCCATGGAGGTGCTCGTCGTCGATTTCGGCGCCGTCGAGCGCGTCGCTGACCTGTTGCCGGGCTGTTTCCAGATCGAGGGGCTCGAGGTACTTGCCGGGGCGATCCTGCAGCGGCTGCTCCCCTTTGAGCACTTTCTGCTGGATACCCTGCGGCCAACCGCCGGGCGGCTGCCCGAGGTTGCCGCGCAGCATGTCGATGACCGAATCCGGGAAGCTCACCTCCACGGCCGGGTCCTCGACCTGCTCGCGGGTCAGGCCCTGGCTCACCATCATCAGAGCCATATCACCCACCACCTTGGAGGAGGGGGTGACCTTCACGATGTCGCCGAAGATCTCGTTCGCGTCGGCGTAGGCCTGCGCCACCTCGTGCCAGCGCTCCTCCAACCCCAGCGAGCGGGCCTGCGCCTTGAGGTTGGTGAACTGCCCACCCGGCATCTCGTGGAGGTAGACCTCGGACGACGGTGACTGCTGGCCGGTCTCGAAGGCGGCGTAGTGGGCCCGCACCTGCTCCCAGTAATTGGAGATGGCACGGACATCCGCCATGTCGATCCCGGTGTCCCGCTCCGTATGCCGCAGCGCCTCGACGATGGAGCCCAGGACCGGTTGCGAGGTGTTGCCCGAGAAGGCATCCATGGCCACGTCGGCCACATCGACGCCGGCATCGGCCGCGGCGAGGATGGTGGCACCGGCAATGCCACTCGTGTCGTGGGTGTGGAAGTGGATCGGCAGCCCCACCTCCTCCTTGAGCGCCCGGAACAGCACCCGTGCCGCCGCCGGCTTGAGCAACCCGGCCATATCCTTCACCCCAAGGATGTGGGCACCGGCATCGCGCAACGCCTTGCCCATCGCCACGTAGTACTTGAGGTCGTACTTGGCGCGGCCCGGGTCGAGGATATCGCCGGTGTAGCAGATGGTCCCCTCACACACCTTGCCACTTTCTAGCACCGCGTCCATCGCCTGGCGCATGTTCTCGACCCAGTTGAGGCTGTCGAAGACGCGGAAGACGTCGACGCCGCTCTCGGCGGCCTGGTGGACAAAGGCGCGCACCACGTTGTCCGGATAGTTGGTGTAGCCCACGCCGTTGGAACCGCGCAGCAGCATCTGCGTCATCACGTTCGGCATCGCCTCCCGGATCTGCCGCAGCCGCTGCCAGGGGCACTCCTGCAGGAAGCGATAGGCGACGTCGAAGGTGGCTCCGCCCCAGCACTCGACGCTGAACAGCTGCGGCAGATTGGCCGCATACGCCGGCGCTACCCGAGCCATATCGAAGGTGCGCATGCGGGTTGCCAGCAGCGACTGGTGGGCATCGCGCATGGTGGTATCGGTGAGCAGCAACTCCTTGCGACCCGCCAACCAATCGGCCACCGCCTGCGGCCCCTGCTCTTCCAGCAGGTTGCGGGTGCCCGGCACCGGCTCACCCCGCGGGGCGGGCGGCACCGGCAGGGGCAGCCCAGCCGCCGGCCGGGGCCGATCGAGGACCTCCGGGTGGCCGTTGACGGTGATCTCGGCCAGATAGGTCAGCAGCCGGGTGGCCCGGTCCCGGCGCTTGTCGAACGCGAAGAGCTCCGGCGTGTTGTCGATAAAGCGCGTGGTGTAGGTGTTTTCGAGGAACACCGGGTGCTTGATCAGATTCTCCACGAACGGGATGTTGGTGGAGACGCCACGGATGCGGAATTCGCGCAGGGCGCGATCCATCCGCGTAATCGTCTCCGCCGGTGTGGGCGCCCAGGCCGTTACCTTCACCAACAGCGAGTCGTAGTAGCGGGTGATGACCCCGCCGGCGTAGGCCGTGCCGCCATCGAGCCGGATCCCCATGCCGGTCGCCGAACGGTAGGCCGTGATGCGGCCGTAGTCCGGGATGAAGTTGTTCTGCGGATCCTCCGTGGTGACCCGGCACTGCATGGCGTGACCGTTGAGCCAGATCTCGCCCTGGTCGGCCTTGCCCGTGGCCGTATCCAGGTGCTCGCCTTCGGCGATTCGGATCTGCGCCTTGACGATGTCGATCCCCGTAACCTCCTCGGTCACGGTGTGCTCGACCTGGATGCGCGGGTTGACCTCAATGAAGTGGAAGGCACCGGTCTCCATGTCCATGAGGAACTCGACCGTACCCGCATTCCGGTAACCCACATGACGGGCGACCTTGAGCCCCAGCTCACAGACCTCGGCGCGCTGCTCCGGGGTCAGGTACGGCGCCGGTGCGCGTTCCACCACCTTCTGGTTGCGCCGTTGCACCGTGCAGTCGCGCTCGAAGAGGTGGTAGAGGTCGCCGTGGGTATCGCCCAGCACCTGCACCTCGACGTGGCGGGCCCGCTCGATCACCTTCTCGAGATACCCTTCGCCACTGCCGAAGGCCGCTTCCGCCTCGCGCCGCCCCTCCAGGACTTTCGCTTCCAGCTCTTCGGGGCCGTGGATCGGTCGCATGCCGCGTCCACCGCCACCCCAGGAGGCCTTGAGCATCAGCGGGTAGCCGATCTCGTCCGCCCAGCGCCGGGCAGCCGCCATATCCTCTCCAAGCACCTCGGAGGCGGGGATCACCGGAACACCGGCAGCGATGGCCACCCGCCGTGCGCTCGCCTTGTCCCCAAGCTCGCGCATCGTCTCCGCCCGCGGCCCGATAAAGGTGATACCGGCGCGCTCGCAGGCGTCGACCAACTCAGGGTTCTCCGAGAGCAGCCCGTAACCAGGGTGAACGGCGTCCGCCCCGGCCATCTTCGCGACCCGGATGACCTCGTCGATGGAGAGGTAGGCCTCGACCGGCCCCATGCCCTGGCCAATCTGATAGGCCTCGTCCGCCTTGAAGCGGTGGAGCCCGAGCTTATCCTCCTGGGCGTAGACGGCGACGGTACGCTTGCCAAGCTCATTCGCCGCACGCATCACCCGAATGGCGATCTCGCCGCGATTGGCGATCAAGATTTTGTGAAACAGAGCCATGGATTCCCCGTGCAAACAGTGAGTATTGCGTCAGTCTACACGGCACTGAGTTCTGCAGTCCGCCCCTTCATGGAGCCTTTAGACGAGCCAGGACGCCCCCAGGAAGCTGGGGGGCGCGGCGTCCTTGAGTTCCATTGAGGGCCCCGCTACGGCATTTCGGCGGCGAGTTCCTCGAGTTGGCGGACCTCATGGGGACCACCACCGGTTAGGGAGCGCACCTCCCCATCCGGATCCTCGTAGACCAGTCGCGGCACCTGCGCGATACGGGCTGCCTGTGCCTTTTGCGTGTTGGCATCCACAGCCGCCGCGGCATCATCGAGGCGGCGCTCCGCGTCGAGCCAGTCGATGGCCCCGGCCCGCGCTTGATCGCCCAAGTAAGCCACGAGCACCCAGCGCCACTCGATGTTGGGGGTGGGTTGGTTCGCCACGGCTCGGCGTAACTCCGTGCACGAGGGAGAGTGAGTCGTGGAGCCCTCATTAACCGCGCCATGGACGCCGCGTCCCGACCCGGGTAGCGTCCCGGATGGACGGATCCGGTAAAGGCGCAAGCGCAAACATGTGGGACGAACGTTACGCAGACCCCGACGAGTACGCCTACGGCACGCAGCCAAACACATTCTTCGCCAGTGAGGCCTGGCGCATCCCCGACGGCCCGGTGCTCTTCCTGGCCGAGGGCGAGGGGCGCAACGCGGTCTGGCTGGCCGAGCGCGGCCACGCCGTTACCGCAGTGGACGGCTCTGCCGTGGGGCTGGAAAAGGCACGCCGGCTCGCGGCTGAGCGCGGCGTGGAGATCGAAACCGTCCACGCGGATCTGGCCAACCACCCCATCGAGCCCGAGGCGTGGGCGGGGATCGTGTCGATCTTCGGCCACCTGCCCCCCGACATCCGCCGCGAGGTACATCGACGCGCCGCAAACGGTCTGCGCCCGGGAGGCCTCTTCCTGCTCGAGGCCTATACACCGCGGCAGCTGGCCTACGGCACCGGCGGACCACCGACGGCGGAGATGATGATGGACCTGGCGGGCCTGCGCGCCGAGTTGCTGGGCCTGGAGTTGCTGGTCGGTCAGGAGATCGAGCGCCGGGTCGAGGAGGGGCGCTACCACAGCGGCCTGGCCCACGTCGTTCAGATAGTGGCGCAGGCCCCGTAGCGTCGAGCGGGATCGCGGGCAGCCCGCGCGCGGCCGGGCCAACCCCACCCCAGGACATCCGTGCGGAGGTGCCGTGGCAACCGAGGTTCAGCTGGTTTGGTTCAAGCGCGACCTGCGCATCCACGATCACGCCCCGCTCACCGAGGCCGCACGTCGCGGCGTGGTCCTGCCTCTGTACGTGGTGGAGCCGGAGCTCTGGCGCCAGCCCGATGCCTCCGCTCGGCAGTGGCACTTCGTGCGGGCGAGCCTGAAGGATCTTCGCAAGGCGCTGGCCACCCTCGGCCAGCCGCTGGTGGTCCGCCGCGGGGATCTCTGCGAGGTACTGGCGGAGCTGCAGCAGCACTACACGATCGCCGCCGTCCACGCGCACCAGGAGACCGGTAACGGCTGGACCTACGCCCGCGACCGCCGCGTTGCCGCCTACCTCAAAGCTACCG of Halorhodospira halophila contains these proteins:
- a CDS encoding response regulator transcription factor, giving the protein MVYEVTVAEVCLLCKPWLQNRLLAEHLDQQLPPECRMADDAHLEHLLDDGAARLLLLDVASSAHALDRASGMEEAGAPGAGPGVALLNVPPGVELGRYLAHSRILGVFPEGTGPDQLVRGVQAMLHGELWFPREALNEYLLQLRREGTTPAAATAAMPEAGDAAERERLDGLTAKEREVLGALGEGATNEAIGRELGMSVCTVKTHLYSIYRKLGVANRTAAALIGWRYLSGARSGQGAG
- a CDS encoding response regulator transcription factor, with the protein product MTDEQASGQAGCGENQLGPLAASSACYAAASGAALGGDAPTHPARPAPGRSAGSAQLPSKRVALVGRADIQSRLLRELIEHSGVCRAELIEPASLDAAIAGGDRDLFLVPWRCLGEEQPSTSTWEAAGLAACSRVALLDVPGPEDVAPLLGCPGLVGVFTADTSPEILLRGVDAMLDGEIWLPRRALSAWIAAERCRPATAGVASGGVLDALTARERAVLHALAEGAPNKTIAHRLCVSVHTVKAQLNALYRKLRVANRVEAAIWACRWLDALPESRRLESDLPPFY
- a CDS encoding type II secretion system protein GspD: MIKGFLRHVVLGTAVWISLPFAMAEQDEILISNVFVDARLRMALEDVSAQAGVNIIADPTVSGLVTVELDEVSVDKALELLLAGSDYQVYRHPDYYLVFSPDESSAIFPSVSETRLIRLDHKRAEEARAMLPNALQRYARVGRESNMLAITAPVSLLEQIVAELGVIDTPGGEQTRFVGLEHIRAGSARDLLPPRLQRYVRVDDERNTVAVTAPAGPLERILGQLDELDTPGLTVDLDLPASGGTELVKLGHVSAGTAMDLLPEALHAYVRPNAESNTLAVSAPAQIRAGILADLAAIDVPRHHVMLDARVVVLERGDLLDFGVNWDFPTATAGTFIDDETNPSWPWGLRIGFTPGREFTNALAMTLNMLTQNEEATIVSTPQVLAQDGKEAEISVVTEEWFEITTDATTFARAQLEQIETGTVLAITPQVGSNGELTLDMDIEVSDVVGRGASNLPVVSRRTAHSTVQVENGGTAAVAGLVDTRSRFTRTGVPGVGRLPLLGRAFRSDQLDHEARQVAVFVTATLVEESDRLFSDGRRELPPVEVIDEDEFRDALAAALSRLETGARRDE
- the pyc gene encoding pyruvate carboxylase, with the protein product MALFHKILIANRGEIAIRVMRAANELGKRTVAVYAQEDKLGLHRFKADEAYQIGQGMGPVEAYLSIDEVIRVAKMAGADAVHPGYGLLSENPELVDACERAGITFIGPRAETMRELGDKASARRVAIAAGVPVIPASEVLGEDMAAARRWADEIGYPLMLKASWGGGGRGMRPIHGPEELEAKVLEGRREAEAAFGSGEGYLEKVIERARHVEVQVLGDTHGDLYHLFERDCTVQRRNQKVVERAPAPYLTPEQRAEVCELGLKVARHVGYRNAGTVEFLMDMETGAFHFIEVNPRIQVEHTVTEEVTGIDIVKAQIRIAEGEHLDTATGKADQGEIWLNGHAMQCRVTTEDPQNNFIPDYGRITAYRSATGMGIRLDGGTAYAGGVITRYYDSLLVKVTAWAPTPAETITRMDRALREFRIRGVSTNIPFVENLIKHPVFLENTYTTRFIDNTPELFAFDKRRDRATRLLTYLAEITVNGHPEVLDRPRPAAGLPLPVPPAPRGEPVPGTRNLLEEQGPQAVADWLAGRKELLLTDTTMRDAHQSLLATRMRTFDMARVAPAYAANLPQLFSVECWGGATFDVAYRFLQECPWQRLRQIREAMPNVMTQMLLRGSNGVGYTNYPDNVVRAFVHQAAESGVDVFRVFDSLNWVENMRQAMDAVLESGKVCEGTICYTGDILDPGRAKYDLKYYVAMGKALRDAGAHILGVKDMAGLLKPAAARVLFRALKEEVGLPIHFHTHDTSGIAGATILAAADAGVDVADVAMDAFSGNTSQPVLGSIVEALRHTERDTGIDMADVRAISNYWEQVRAHYAAFETGQQSPSSEVYLHEMPGGQFTNLKAQARSLGLEERWHEVAQAYADANEIFGDIVKVTPSSKVVGDMALMMVSQGLTREQVEDPAVEVSFPDSVIDMLRGNLGQPPGGWPQGIQQKVLKGEQPLQDRPGKYLEPLDLETARQQVSDALDGAEIDDEHLHGYLMYPKVFTEYIRRRERFGPVSALPTRNFFYGMEPEEEISVDIDHGKTLEIRLMTVSEPGDDGERRVFFELNGQPRTVRVADSKAKANVVQAPKAESGNPAHVGAPTPGVVVSVAATPGQHVQAGDLLLTIEAMKMEMALQAERDGEIKAVHVQPGSQIEAKDLLIEFAA
- a CDS encoding SAM-dependent methyltransferase; protein product: MWDERYADPDEYAYGTQPNTFFASEAWRIPDGPVLFLAEGEGRNAVWLAERGHAVTAVDGSAVGLEKARRLAAERGVEIETVHADLANHPIEPEAWAGIVSIFGHLPPDIRREVHRRAANGLRPGGLFLLEAYTPRQLAYGTGGPPTAEMMMDLAGLRAELLGLELLVGQEIERRVEEGRYHSGLAHVVQIVAQAP